From Micromonospora rhizosphaerae, the proteins below share one genomic window:
- the pstS gene encoding phosphate ABC transporter substrate-binding protein PstS — translation MKLQRHGAIACLALTAVLGLSACGSDNNEPTGTSASGSAAAVDCGKGTLNAQGSSAQKNAMAEWIKAYQQKCSGTTINYEPSGSGAGIQAFIAGTADFAGSDSALKPEEQPQADAKCSGGQAIHLPMVIGPIAVAYNVSGVDNLQLSPATLAKIFAGKVTKWDDAAIKADNPDAKLPSTTIQTVHRSDESGTTDNFTKYLSKTAEADWTFDKGKAWKAPGGTGAKGSDGVASAVKGADGSIGYMELSFAENSGLKMTKIKNGAGEYTELTGEAAGKTIAGAKVEGQGDDLKLSIDYNTTEAGAYPIVLATYEIVCSKGLAADKLPLVKGLLGYAASSEGQTQLSELGYAPLPDSVRTKVEAAVKNLS, via the coding sequence GTGAAGCTCCAGCGGCACGGCGCCATCGCCTGCCTCGCTCTTACCGCGGTGCTCGGTCTCAGCGCCTGCGGCTCGGACAACAACGAGCCGACCGGCACCTCCGCCTCCGGTTCGGCCGCCGCCGTCGACTGCGGCAAGGGCACGCTGAACGCGCAGGGCTCCTCCGCTCAGAAGAACGCCATGGCCGAGTGGATCAAGGCGTACCAGCAGAAGTGCTCCGGTACGACGATCAACTACGAGCCCTCCGGCTCGGGCGCGGGCATCCAGGCCTTCATCGCCGGCACCGCCGACTTCGCCGGCTCCGACTCCGCGCTGAAGCCGGAGGAGCAGCCGCAGGCCGATGCCAAGTGCTCCGGCGGCCAGGCCATCCACCTGCCGATGGTGATCGGCCCGATCGCGGTCGCCTACAACGTCAGCGGCGTGGACAACCTCCAGCTCAGCCCGGCCACCCTGGCGAAGATCTTCGCCGGCAAGGTGACCAAGTGGGACGACGCGGCGATCAAGGCCGACAACCCGGACGCCAAGCTGCCGTCGACCACCATCCAGACGGTGCACCGCTCGGACGAGTCCGGCACCACCGACAACTTCACCAAGTACCTGTCCAAGACCGCCGAGGCGGACTGGACCTTCGACAAGGGCAAGGCCTGGAAGGCTCCGGGCGGCACCGGCGCCAAGGGCTCGGACGGCGTGGCCAGCGCGGTCAAGGGCGCGGACGGCTCGATCGGCTACATGGAGCTGTCCTTCGCCGAGAACTCCGGCCTCAAGATGACCAAGATCAAGAACGGTGCCGGTGAGTACACCGAGCTGACCGGCGAGGCCGCCGGCAAGACCATCGCCGGCGCCAAGGTCGAGGGCCAGGGCGACGACCTGAAGCTGTCGATCGACTACAACACCACCGAGGCCGGGGCGTACCCGATCGTCCTGGCGACCTACGAGATCGTCTGCAGCAAGGGCCTGGCTGCCGACAAGCTGCCGCTGGTCAAGGGGCTGCTCGGCTACGCCGCCAGCAGCGAGGGCCAGACCCAGCTGAGCGAACTCGGCTACGCCCCGCTGCCGGACTCGGTCCGCACCAAGGTCGAGGCCGCGGTCAAGAACCTCTCCTGA
- the pstC gene encoding phosphate ABC transporter permease subunit PstC: MGETPPSSAHAGTGGTRVASGHEWPAGASARVAETYVGTRVPGGNGMGGGGSLPRARAFGAERAFRGLTLAAGTAVLVIIAAIAVFLITKAVPALRADTENFWTYEGWSPNEAQPKFGIGTLAFGTVLSSALALLVAVPVALGIALYLSHYAPRRLGTALGFLIDLLAAVPSVVFGLWGRDVFINPVRDFSTWLNEYFGWIPIFGGDGPFGRSVMLGALVLAIMVLPIITSLSREVFLQTPTANEEAALALGATRWEMIRTAVLPYGRPGIIAAVMLGLGRALGETIALAMTLGITFGISFNLIQNGGNTIAANIANAFGEANDTGRGALIASGLVLFTITLIVNITARAIIYRRREFRESAA; this comes from the coding sequence ATGGGTGAAACCCCTCCCAGCTCGGCGCACGCCGGCACCGGCGGGACCCGCGTGGCCTCAGGTCACGAGTGGCCCGCCGGTGCATCGGCGCGTGTGGCCGAGACTTATGTCGGCACCCGTGTCCCGGGTGGGAACGGGATGGGCGGCGGCGGTTCGCTGCCCCGGGCGCGGGCCTTCGGCGCGGAACGCGCGTTCCGTGGGCTCACCCTGGCCGCCGGCACCGCCGTGCTGGTCATCATCGCGGCGATCGCGGTCTTCCTGATCACCAAGGCGGTCCCGGCGCTCCGCGCGGACACCGAGAACTTCTGGACCTACGAGGGCTGGTCGCCCAACGAGGCCCAGCCGAAGTTCGGGATCGGCACGCTCGCCTTCGGCACCGTGCTCAGCTCCGCGCTCGCGCTGCTCGTCGCGGTTCCGGTGGCCCTGGGCATCGCGCTCTACCTGTCCCACTACGCCCCGCGCCGGCTGGGCACCGCCCTCGGCTTCCTGATCGACCTGCTGGCCGCAGTGCCCAGCGTCGTCTTCGGCCTCTGGGGCCGGGACGTCTTCATCAACCCGGTACGGGACTTCTCCACCTGGCTGAACGAGTACTTCGGCTGGATCCCGATCTTCGGCGGCGACGGCCCCTTCGGTAGGTCGGTCATGCTCGGCGCGCTCGTGCTGGCGATCATGGTGCTGCCGATCATCACGTCGCTCTCCCGCGAGGTGTTCCTGCAGACCCCGACCGCCAACGAGGAGGCCGCCCTCGCGCTGGGCGCCACCCGCTGGGAGATGATCCGCACCGCCGTGCTGCCGTACGGGCGTCCGGGCATCATCGCCGCGGTGATGCTCGGCCTGGGCCGCGCGCTCGGCGAGACCATCGCGCTCGCGATGACCCTCGGCATCACGTTCGGCATCTCGTTCAACCTGATCCAGAACGGCGGCAACACCATCGCCGCGAACATCGCCAACGCGTTCGGCGAGGCGAACGACACCGGTCGGGGCGCGCTGATCGCCTCCGGCCTGGTGCTCTTCACCATCACGCTGATCGTCAACATCACGGCGCGGGCGATCATCTACCGCCGCCGCGAGTTCAGGGAGTCGGCCGCATGA
- the mshD gene encoding mycothiol synthase, translated as MSSTEPTVDRVARADRLAPVEVAEVLALARIAGDADGADPLDEHVLLRLRDPEAPAVHLTARAADNTLTGYAHLDTTDAATGIGVELVVHPTYRRRGTGRALARGVLAAAAGPLRAWAHGDHPSAAALAVDLGFARARVLWQLRRSLAAALPEPHLADGVELRAFRPGEDDEAWLALNARAFAQHPEQGRWTPADLRVRLAEPWFDPAGFLLAVESATGRLLGFHWTKVHERPGSARIGEVYVLGVDPAAHGGGLGKALTAAGLAYLRDRRGLDRVMLYVDESNTSAVALYERLGFARWSAHVHYQLG; from the coding sequence GTGAGCAGCACCGAGCCGACCGTCGACCGTGTCGCCCGCGCCGACCGGCTGGCGCCGGTCGAGGTCGCCGAGGTGCTGGCGCTGGCCCGGATCGCCGGGGACGCGGACGGCGCCGACCCGCTCGACGAGCACGTGCTGCTGCGGCTGCGGGATCCCGAGGCCCCCGCCGTGCACCTGACCGCCCGGGCGGCCGACAACACGCTCACCGGCTACGCCCACCTCGACACCACCGACGCCGCGACCGGCATCGGCGTGGAGCTGGTGGTGCACCCGACGTACCGGCGGCGCGGCACCGGCCGGGCGCTGGCGCGCGGGGTGCTGGCCGCGGCTGCCGGACCGCTGCGCGCCTGGGCGCACGGCGACCACCCGTCGGCCGCCGCGCTGGCGGTCGACCTCGGCTTCGCCCGCGCCCGGGTGCTCTGGCAGCTGCGCCGATCGCTGGCCGCCGCGCTGCCCGAGCCCCACCTCGCCGACGGGGTGGAGCTACGAGCCTTCCGGCCGGGCGAGGACGACGAGGCGTGGCTGGCGCTCAACGCCCGGGCCTTCGCGCAGCACCCCGAACAGGGCCGCTGGACCCCGGCCGACCTGCGGGTACGTCTCGCCGAGCCGTGGTTCGACCCGGCCGGCTTCCTGCTCGCCGTCGAGTCCGCGACCGGCCGGCTGCTCGGCTTCCACTGGACCAAGGTGCACGAGCGCCCCGGCTCGGCCCGGATCGGCGAGGTGTACGTGCTCGGGGTGGACCCGGCGGCACACGGCGGCGGGCTCGGCAAGGCGCTGACCGCGGCCGGACTGGCCTACCTGCGGGACCGGCGGGGCCTGGACCGGGTGATGCTCTACGTCGACGAGTCCAACACCAGCGCGGTGGCGCTCTACGAACGGCTCGGCTTCGCCCGCTGGTCCGCGCACGTGCACTACCAGCTCGGCTGA
- the pstA gene encoding phosphate ABC transporter permease PstA yields MTSAVMNHRTRPPVQPTTLRARRLPRYAAPVIALAALLVAAGVVYGTGIGGPVLVVVVAALLYLAGLFTAANAVEGRRAARNRAWSALIHSAFVLAVLPLASVVWTLVSKGVERLDGNFFGTSMNNIGARDANGGAYHAIVGTLEQVGIATLITVPLGILCAIYVVEYGRGRFALAIRFFVDVMTGIPSIVAGLFILAFWVLIVSPIFNDGRPGFSGFAAALALSVLMLPTVVRSTEEMLRLVPAPLREGAYALGVPKWKTILRVVLPTALPGIVTGVMLAIARAAGETAPVLLVAGGGAAINFNPLENNQSSLALFVYQQAGDASKYAPARAWTAALTLVALVLILTIAAKLLARRNRLGR; encoded by the coding sequence ATGACCAGCGCTGTCATGAACCACCGCACCCGGCCGCCGGTTCAGCCCACCACCCTGCGGGCCCGGCGGCTCCCGAGGTACGCCGCACCCGTCATCGCCCTCGCGGCCCTCCTGGTCGCCGCCGGCGTCGTCTACGGCACGGGCATCGGTGGCCCGGTGCTCGTCGTGGTGGTCGCCGCGCTGCTCTACCTGGCCGGCCTATTCACCGCCGCGAACGCGGTGGAGGGTCGCCGGGCGGCGCGCAACCGCGCCTGGAGCGCGCTGATCCACTCCGCCTTCGTGCTGGCGGTGCTGCCGCTGGCCTCGGTGGTCTGGACGCTGGTCAGCAAGGGCGTGGAGCGCCTGGACGGCAACTTCTTCGGCACCTCGATGAACAACATCGGCGCGCGGGACGCGAACGGCGGCGCCTACCACGCCATCGTCGGCACGCTGGAGCAGGTCGGCATCGCCACCCTGATCACCGTCCCGCTCGGCATCCTCTGCGCGATCTACGTCGTCGAGTACGGCCGGGGCCGGTTCGCCCTGGCGATCCGGTTCTTCGTGGACGTGATGACGGGCATCCCGTCGATCGTCGCCGGCCTGTTCATCCTGGCGTTCTGGGTGCTGATCGTGTCGCCGATCTTCAACGACGGCCGGCCGGGCTTCTCCGGCTTCGCCGCCGCGCTGGCGCTCAGCGTGCTGATGCTCCCGACCGTGGTCCGTTCCACGGAGGAGATGCTCCGCCTGGTCCCGGCGCCGCTGCGCGAGGGCGCGTACGCCCTCGGCGTGCCGAAGTGGAAGACCATCCTGCGGGTGGTGCTGCCCACGGCGCTGCCGGGCATCGTCACCGGTGTGATGCTCGCCATCGCGCGGGCCGCCGGCGAGACCGCCCCGGTGCTGCTCGTCGCCGGCGGCGGCGCGGCGATCAACTTCAACCCGCTCGAGAACAACCAGTCGTCGCTGGCTCTCTTCGTCTACCAGCAGGCCGGTGATGCGTCGAAGTACGCACCGGCGCGGGCGTGGACCGCGGCGCTGACCCTGGTCGCCCTCGTCCTCATCCTGACCATTGCGGCGAAGTTGCTGGCCCGTCGCAACCGGCTCGGCCGATGA